A region from the Enterobacter roggenkampii genome encodes:
- the btuC gene encoding vitamin B12 ABC transporter permease BtuC yields the protein MLDYVHLQHRSDRRHLLFLVLLLIVAAGVSLCAGDRWIGPESWWGPDGQLFVWQIRLPRTVAVMLVGAALALCGTIMQALFENPLAEPGLLGVSNGAGVGLIAAVMLGGGDLSGWSISLSAILGALLITLILLRFARRHLSTSRLLLAGVALGIICSALMTWAVYFSTSFDLRQLMYWMMGGFGGVDWQQGWLMALLVPVIVWAALQSQPLNMLALGETSARQLGMPIGFWRNVLVIAIGWLVGVSVALAGAIGFIGLVIPHMLRLCGITDHRTLLPASAVAGAVTLLVADIIARLALTAAELPIGVVTATLGAPVFIWLLLKAGR from the coding sequence ATGCTTGATTATGTCCATCTTCAGCACCGTTCCGATCGGCGTCACCTGCTTTTTCTGGTGCTGCTGCTCATTGTCGCCGCAGGCGTTAGCCTCTGCGCCGGTGACCGGTGGATAGGGCCCGAAAGCTGGTGGGGACCTGACGGACAGCTCTTCGTCTGGCAAATTCGTCTGCCGCGTACCGTCGCGGTGATGCTGGTGGGGGCCGCGCTGGCGCTGTGCGGCACTATTATGCAGGCGTTATTTGAGAATCCTCTGGCGGAGCCCGGGCTGCTCGGCGTGTCTAACGGTGCGGGCGTGGGGCTGATTGCAGCGGTGATGCTGGGCGGAGGAGATCTCTCCGGCTGGAGCATTAGCCTGAGCGCGATCCTCGGCGCATTACTGATAACGCTCATCCTTCTTCGTTTTGCCAGACGGCACTTATCGACCAGCCGTCTGCTGCTTGCCGGCGTGGCGCTGGGGATCATCTGTAGCGCGCTGATGACCTGGGCGGTCTACTTCTCGACCTCTTTTGACCTTCGGCAGCTCATGTACTGGATGATGGGCGGCTTTGGCGGCGTCGACTGGCAGCAGGGCTGGCTGATGGCGCTGCTGGTGCCGGTCATCGTGTGGGCTGCCCTGCAGTCGCAGCCGTTGAATATGCTCGCGCTGGGTGAAACCTCAGCTCGCCAGCTGGGCATGCCGATTGGGTTCTGGCGTAATGTGCTGGTCATCGCCATTGGCTGGCTGGTCGGCGTCAGCGTGGCTCTGGCGGGCGCGATTGGCTTTATCGGTCTGGTGATTCCGCATATGCTCCGACTATGCGGAATCACGGACCATCGAACCTTGCTTCCGGCCTCGGCGGTTGCCGGGGCCGTCACGCTGCTGGTGGCCGACATCATCGCCAGGCTTGCCCTGACGGCCGCAGAGCTGCCCATTGGCGTGGTGACCGCCACGCTGGGCGCGCCGGTCTTTATCTGGCTACTATTAAAAGCTGGACGTTAA
- a CDS encoding glutathione peroxidase yields the protein MQSDILNTEVTTIDGDKTTLEGYKGNVLLIVNVASKCGLTPQYEQLENIQKAWEKDGFTVLGFPCNQFLGQEPGSEEEIKTFCSTTYGVTFPLFSKIDVNGEDRHPLYAKLIAAAPKAVAPEGSGFYERMASKGRAPLYPDDILWNFEKFLIGRDGQVVQRFSPDMTPEDPIVMESIKLALAK from the coding sequence ATGCAGTCAGATATCCTGAATACTGAAGTGACCACCATTGATGGCGATAAAACCACGCTGGAAGGCTACAAAGGCAATGTGTTGCTGATCGTCAACGTGGCATCCAAATGCGGCCTGACGCCGCAGTACGAGCAGCTGGAAAACATTCAGAAGGCCTGGGAGAAAGACGGTTTTACCGTGCTGGGCTTCCCCTGCAACCAGTTCCTGGGGCAGGAGCCGGGCAGCGAAGAGGAGATTAAAACCTTCTGCAGCACTACCTACGGCGTAACGTTCCCGTTGTTCAGCAAAATCGATGTCAACGGTGAAGACCGCCACCCGCTGTATGCGAAGCTGATCGCTGCCGCACCGAAAGCCGTCGCGCCGGAAGGCAGCGGTTTTTATGAACGCATGGCCAGCAAAGGCCGCGCGCCGCTTTATCCGGACGATATTCTGTGGAACTTTGAAAAATTCCTGATAGGTCGCGACGGTCAGGTCGTACAGCGTTTTTCACCGGATATGACCCCTGAAGATCCGATCGTCATGGAATCGATCAAGCTGGCGCTGGCGAAATAA
- the btuD gene encoding vitamin B12 ABC transporter ATP-binding protein BtuD, with the protein MSLLMQLTDVAEKGRLEPITGAVNAGEILHLVGPNGAGKSTLLARMAGMTAGEGQIMLLEHTLAEWSPVSLAHRRSYLVQQQVPPFAMPVWHYLMLHLHDKHSTALLTDVAAALGLEDKLSRHVSQLSGGEWQRVRLAAVIVQVHPTGNPHGRMLLLDEPMSGLDVAQQAALDTLLSALSRKGIAVVMSSHDLNHTLRHAHRVWLLSQGKMIASGTRDQVLTPPNLARAYNMSFRRLDIEGHKMLISTGQE; encoded by the coding sequence ATGTCGCTGCTGATGCAGCTCACGGACGTTGCCGAGAAGGGACGTCTGGAGCCGATAACCGGCGCCGTCAATGCGGGAGAAATCCTGCATCTTGTCGGGCCAAACGGCGCAGGAAAGAGCACGCTGCTGGCACGGATGGCAGGCATGACTGCCGGAGAAGGGCAGATAATGTTGCTGGAGCATACGCTGGCCGAGTGGTCGCCGGTCTCGCTGGCGCATCGGCGCAGCTATCTCGTGCAGCAGCAGGTGCCCCCCTTTGCGATGCCGGTCTGGCACTATCTGATGCTGCATTTGCACGACAAACATTCTACGGCACTGCTGACGGACGTGGCCGCGGCGCTGGGGCTGGAGGATAAACTCTCCCGGCATGTCAGCCAGCTATCCGGTGGCGAATGGCAGCGGGTGCGTCTGGCGGCTGTGATTGTTCAGGTCCACCCGACCGGTAATCCTCATGGGCGGATGCTGCTTCTCGATGAACCGATGAGCGGTCTGGATGTGGCGCAGCAGGCGGCCCTGGATACCCTGCTAAGTGCGCTCAGTAGAAAAGGCATCGCCGTGGTGATGAGCAGTCATGACCTCAACCACACCTTGCGTCATGCCCACCGGGTGTGGCTGCTGTCGCAGGGGAAGATGATCGCCAGCGGTACGCGGGATCAGGTTCTTACGCCGCCCAATCTTGCCCGCGCGTACAACATGTCGTTCCGCAGGCTGGATATTGAGGGCCATAAGATGCTGATTTCGACCGGGCAGGAGTAA
- a CDS encoding NlpC/P60 family protein: MRFWFLLMAALFLAGCSSHRAPPPNPRLSDSITVIASLNDQLSNWRGTPYRYGGMSRGGVDCSGFVLMTFRDKFDLQLPRETRKQAEIGTEIDKDDLLPGDLVFFKTGSGESGLHVGIYDTDNQFIHASTSRGVMRSSLDNVYWRKNFWQARRI; this comes from the coding sequence ATGCGATTCTGGTTTCTCCTGATGGCCGCACTTTTTCTTGCGGGATGCAGTAGCCATCGTGCACCGCCGCCTAACCCACGGCTTTCAGATTCGATCACCGTCATTGCCAGCCTCAACGATCAGCTGAGCAACTGGCGCGGCACGCCTTATCGCTACGGCGGCATGAGCCGTGGCGGTGTAGATTGCTCCGGCTTCGTTCTGATGACGTTTCGCGACAAGTTTGATTTACAGCTGCCGCGTGAAACGCGTAAACAGGCAGAAATCGGCACGGAAATTGATAAAGACGACCTCCTGCCCGGGGACCTGGTTTTCTTCAAAACCGGATCGGGGGAAAGCGGACTTCATGTGGGCATTTATGATACTGACAACCAGTTCATTCACGCCTCGACGAGCCGCGGCGTGATGCGCTCTTCTCTTGATAATGTTTACTGGCGTAAAAATTTCTGGCAGGCACGACGTATATAA
- a CDS encoding EAL domain-containing protein, translating to MIITLDNAYQSELLLLPARNSAGELKGLEILVNFTGVDSDVRIPTELVIPRLSAAEELALFNEKLQLLDTCKLFFIQHQLIAWINITPAIVEFLLSNGNAVSILERYPFLEFTVNENYPGLNNGKDDLQLARMAIHFPLVLANFGAGAASLKAVYDGLFKRVILDKGFIQQRASELSFEPFMRAILWQITPHCQSVIVSGIDDHGLLQRVLSFNFGAMQGTLWPAVSAEHVTTLVQQR from the coding sequence ATGATAATTACGCTAGATAATGCTTACCAGTCTGAACTGCTGCTTTTGCCTGCCCGTAATAGCGCAGGGGAGCTTAAAGGTTTAGAAATTCTGGTTAACTTTACTGGCGTCGACAGCGATGTGCGGATCCCCACTGAGCTTGTTATCCCACGACTTTCAGCGGCTGAAGAGTTAGCGCTGTTTAACGAAAAACTGCAATTGCTTGATACCTGCAAACTGTTTTTTATTCAGCATCAGTTAATTGCATGGATCAATATTACACCTGCAATAGTTGAATTTTTATTAAGTAATGGAAACGCTGTTTCAATTCTTGAGCGTTATCCGTTTCTTGAGTTTACTGTTAATGAGAATTATCCAGGTTTAAATAACGGAAAGGACGATCTTCAGCTGGCGAGAATGGCAATCCATTTCCCATTGGTGCTGGCAAACTTTGGTGCAGGCGCTGCATCGCTCAAGGCGGTCTACGATGGATTATTTAAACGGGTTATTCTCGATAAAGGCTTCATTCAGCAGCGTGCTTCAGAGCTCTCTTTTGAGCCATTTATGCGCGCCATCCTCTGGCAAATCACGCCGCACTGCCAGTCTGTGATTGTCTCGGGCATTGACGACCACGGTCTGTTGCAGCGCGTGTTGTCCTTTAATTTTGGCGCCATGCAGGGAACACTCTGGCCTGCCGTCTCGGCGGAACACGTCACTACGCTGGTTCAGCAGCGATAA
- the selO gene encoding protein adenylyltransferase SelO, producing MTLSFTAHWHDELPGFYTALKPTPLQNSRLIWHNDRLAEELAIPPELFQRSGSAGVWGGETLLAGMQPLAQVYSGHQFGVWAGQLGDGRGILLGEQQLPNGETVDWHLKGAGLTPYSRMGDGRAVLRSTIRECLGSEAMHALGIPTTRALSIVTSDTPVARETVEKGAMLMRIAQSHLRFGHFEHFYYRREPDKVRQLADFAIRHHWAHLQDDADQYVLWFRDVVARTAALIARWQTVGFAHGVMNTDNMSLLGLTFDYGPFGFLDDYQPGYICNHSDYQGRYSFDNQPAVGLWNLQRLAQTLSPFIDVDALNDALDSYQAILLREYGSLMRNKLGLVTQEKGDNDILNGLFALMAREGSDFTRTFRMLGQTEQHSAASPLRDEFIDRQAFDDWFASYRARLQQEQVDDATRQAQMNATNPAMVLRNWLAQRAIEQAEQGEYDELHRLHVALRTPFADRDDDYVSRPPEWGKRLEVSCSS from the coding sequence ATGACCCTGTCTTTTACTGCTCACTGGCATGACGAGTTGCCGGGATTTTATACTGCACTCAAACCCACACCGTTACAAAATTCACGCCTTATCTGGCATAACGATCGGCTGGCAGAAGAGCTGGCCATTCCGCCTGAGCTGTTTCAGCGTTCAGGGAGCGCTGGCGTCTGGGGAGGCGAAACGCTTCTCGCCGGTATGCAACCCCTGGCCCAGGTCTATAGCGGACATCAGTTTGGCGTCTGGGCTGGGCAACTGGGCGACGGCAGGGGGATCCTGCTCGGTGAACAACAGCTTCCCAATGGGGAGACGGTTGACTGGCACCTTAAAGGTGCGGGCCTGACGCCCTATTCGCGGATGGGCGACGGGCGTGCGGTTCTGCGTTCAACGATTCGCGAATGCCTGGGCTCCGAAGCGATGCATGCCCTCGGTATCCCCACCACCCGTGCGCTGTCGATCGTGACCAGCGACACGCCGGTTGCGCGCGAAACCGTGGAAAAGGGCGCAATGCTGATGCGCATTGCGCAAAGCCATCTGCGCTTCGGTCATTTTGAACACTTTTACTATCGCCGCGAGCCGGACAAGGTGCGCCAACTGGCTGACTTTGCCATTCGTCACCACTGGGCGCATTTGCAGGACGACGCGGATCAATACGTTCTCTGGTTCAGGGACGTGGTGGCCCGTACCGCAGCCCTGATTGCTCGCTGGCAAACGGTAGGTTTTGCCCATGGCGTCATGAATACGGACAACATGTCGCTTCTCGGGTTGACCTTTGACTACGGTCCGTTTGGTTTCCTGGATGATTATCAGCCAGGGTACATCTGTAACCACTCCGACTATCAGGGGCGCTACAGTTTTGACAATCAGCCCGCGGTGGGCCTGTGGAACCTGCAGCGGCTTGCGCAAACCCTGTCGCCGTTCATCGACGTTGATGCCCTGAATGATGCGCTCGACAGCTATCAGGCGATCTTACTGCGAGAGTATGGCTCGCTGATGCGCAACAAGCTGGGGTTAGTCACGCAGGAGAAGGGCGATAACGACATCCTCAATGGCCTGTTTGCCCTGATGGCGCGCGAGGGCAGCGATTTCACGCGCACCTTCAGGATGCTGGGCCAGACGGAGCAGCACAGTGCCGCCTCGCCGCTGCGCGATGAGTTTATTGACAGACAGGCGTTTGACGACTGGTTTGCATCGTACCGCGCGCGGCTGCAGCAGGAGCAGGTGGATGATGCGACCCGCCAGGCGCAGATGAACGCTACGAACCCGGCGATGGTGTTGCGCAACTGGCTGGCGCAGCGGGCGATTGAGCAGGCCGAGCAGGGCGAGTACGACGAGTTACACCGTCTGCACGTGGCGTTGCGCACGCCGTTTGCCGACCGGGATGATGATTACGTCAGCCGCCCGCCTGAGTGGGGCAAGCGGCTGGAGGTCAGTTGCTCAAGCTAG
- a CDS encoding heme ABC transporter ATP-binding protein — MAERYCAENLVFRAGQRTLINDVSLTLSQGELVALIGPNGAGKSTLLRLLTGYLKPAGGRCSLAGTPLAAWQPERLSRYRAVMRQSTQLGFDWPVEAVVGMGRAPWTRTPEASVIEEVMAITGCLPLAGRQFAALSGGEQQRVQLARALAQLWCDGAPRGWLFLDEPTSALDLYYQQHLLRLLKSLTSRGHLHVCAVLHDLNLAALWADRILLLHSGRIVSQGEPETVLEADALARWYGAQVHVGRHPAHAVPQVFLVP, encoded by the coding sequence ATGGCTGAACGCTATTGTGCAGAAAACCTTGTTTTTCGCGCCGGGCAACGCACGCTGATTAACGACGTGTCGCTGACCTTATCTCAGGGCGAGCTGGTGGCGTTGATTGGCCCCAACGGCGCCGGGAAATCGACGCTGCTGCGACTGCTTACCGGCTATCTTAAACCTGCTGGGGGACGGTGCAGCCTGGCGGGTACACCGCTTGCGGCCTGGCAACCGGAAAGGCTCTCCCGCTACCGGGCGGTGATGCGCCAGAGCACGCAGCTCGGATTTGACTGGCCGGTTGAGGCGGTGGTCGGTATGGGGCGCGCGCCCTGGACCCGCACGCCAGAAGCGTCGGTGATCGAGGAGGTGATGGCCATCACCGGCTGTTTACCGCTGGCGGGAAGGCAGTTTGCCGCGCTCTCCGGCGGCGAGCAGCAGCGCGTTCAGCTCGCCCGCGCGCTGGCTCAGCTCTGGTGCGACGGTGCGCCGCGCGGCTGGCTGTTTCTTGATGAACCGACGTCCGCGCTGGATCTCTATTACCAGCAGCATCTGCTGCGCCTGCTGAAATCCCTGACCAGCCGGGGACATCTGCACGTGTGCGCGGTGCTGCACGACCTCAACCTGGCAGCGCTGTGGGCGGATCGCATCCTGCTCCTGCACAGCGGCAGGATCGTGTCCCAGGGAGAGCCGGAAACCGTGTTGGAGGCCGATGCGCTGGCGCGCTGGTACGGCGCACAGGTACACGTCGGCAGGCATCCCGCTCACGCCGTGCCGCAGGTGTTTCTCGTCCCCTGA
- a CDS encoding FecCD family ABC transporter permease, with protein sequence MSRRVALSLWMLAALLVATTLTASGIGALRLPVSLLWNGTDEALRQIWLTIRLPRVLLALAIGGSLALAGCVMQGLFRNPLADPGLLGISSGAALAVALWVVLPLSLPALVMLYAPMLAAFLGALAATFVIFLLSRQRDASLSRLLLVGIAINALCGAAVGVLSWLSNDAQLRQLSLWGMGSLGQAQWSTLLAVASLMIPTVLIIWRLAGPLNLLQLGDEEAHYLGVEVAAVQRILLLCSALLVAAAVAISGVIGFVGLVVPHLVRMWLGADHRATLPGSVLAGALLLLVADTLARSVVAPAEMPVGLLTSLLGAPWFLWLIFRRGGAHG encoded by the coding sequence ATGTCCCGGCGAGTCGCCCTGTCATTGTGGATGCTGGCCGCGCTGCTGGTCGCCACGACGCTGACGGCCAGCGGTATTGGCGCGCTACGCCTGCCGGTCAGCCTGCTGTGGAATGGCACCGACGAGGCCCTGCGTCAGATCTGGCTGACGATCCGCCTGCCACGCGTGCTGCTGGCGCTGGCGATCGGCGGTTCACTGGCGCTCGCGGGCTGCGTGATGCAGGGGCTGTTCCGCAACCCGCTGGCGGACCCGGGCCTGCTCGGCATCAGCAGCGGCGCGGCACTTGCCGTCGCGCTGTGGGTGGTGCTTCCGCTCTCGCTGCCTGCACTGGTGATGCTGTATGCCCCGATGCTGGCGGCGTTTCTCGGCGCGCTGGCCGCCACCTTCGTGATTTTCCTGCTCAGCCGTCAGCGTGACGCTTCCCTGTCGCGCCTGCTGCTGGTGGGCATTGCCATCAACGCCCTGTGCGGTGCGGCCGTCGGCGTGCTGTCATGGCTCAGCAATGATGCCCAGCTTCGCCAGCTTTCACTCTGGGGAATGGGCAGCCTCGGCCAGGCGCAGTGGTCGACGCTGCTGGCCGTCGCGTCGCTGATGATCCCCACCGTACTGATTATCTGGCGCCTGGCAGGGCCCCTCAACCTGCTGCAGCTGGGCGACGAAGAGGCGCACTATCTCGGCGTGGAGGTGGCCGCCGTGCAGCGGATCCTGCTGCTGTGCAGCGCCCTGCTGGTGGCTGCCGCCGTTGCGATCAGCGGCGTGATCGGTTTTGTTGGCCTGGTGGTGCCGCACCTGGTGCGCATGTGGCTGGGAGCCGACCATCGGGCCACGCTCCCCGGCTCGGTGCTGGCCGGTGCGCTGCTCCTGCTGGTGGCCGACACGCTGGCGCGCAGCGTGGTCGCTCCGGCGGAAATGCCGGTTGGCTTATTGACCAGCCTTCTCGGCGCGCCGTGGTTCCTGTGGCTGATCTTTCGTCGTGGAGGTGCGCATGGCTGA
- a CDS encoding heme/hemin ABC transporter substrate-binding protein, with amino-acid sequence MKRWLVLFSALPLMAFAAPQEKIITLGGDVTEIVYALGASSSLVARDSTSQWPQAANVLPDVGYLRQLNAEGILSMRPTLVLASAQAQPSLALKQVEQSHVRVIAVPAANDLSVIDEKVRIVAEATHREAEGEALRGKLRQALSTLPTSPLNKRVLFILNHGGMTAMAAGQQTGADAAIRAAGLQNAMQGFTRYQPLSQEGVIASRPDLVVISQDGINALGGEANLWTLPGLAQTPAGRNKQVLAIDDMALLGFSVRTPEAIRQLRTKAEQLP; translated from the coding sequence ATGAAACGGTGGCTTGTCCTGTTCAGCGCCCTGCCCCTGATGGCGTTTGCTGCGCCGCAGGAGAAAATCATCACGCTCGGCGGCGACGTCACCGAGATTGTCTACGCCCTCGGCGCGTCGTCTTCCCTGGTGGCCCGCGACAGCACCAGCCAGTGGCCGCAGGCGGCGAACGTGCTGCCGGACGTGGGCTATCTGCGCCAGCTCAACGCGGAAGGGATCTTGTCCATGCGCCCCACGCTGGTGCTGGCCAGCGCCCAGGCGCAGCCCTCCCTGGCGCTAAAGCAGGTTGAGCAAAGCCACGTCCGGGTTATCGCGGTTCCAGCCGCTAACGATTTGAGCGTCATCGACGAAAAAGTGCGGATCGTGGCGGAAGCGACGCACCGGGAGGCCGAGGGGGAAGCCCTGCGCGGCAAGCTGCGTCAGGCGCTGTCAACCCTGCCCACATCGCCGCTCAACAAGCGGGTGCTGTTTATTCTCAACCACGGCGGGATGACCGCGATGGCTGCCGGACAACAGACCGGCGCGGACGCGGCCATTCGCGCGGCGGGGCTGCAGAATGCGATGCAGGGGTTCACCCGCTATCAGCCGCTGTCTCAGGAAGGGGTGATTGCCAGCCGGCCCGATCTGGTGGTGATTTCGCAGGACGGCATCAACGCCCTGGGTGGCGAAGCGAATCTGTGGACGCTGCCCGGGCTGGCGCAAACCCCGGCAGGACGCAATAAGCAGGTGCTGGCGATTGATGATATGGCGCTGCTGGGCTTTAGCGTGCGAACGCCGGAAGCCATCCGGCAGCTGCGTACCAAAGCGGAGCAACTGCCCTGA
- the chuS gene encoding hematinate-forming heme oxygenase ChuS, with protein MNHYTRWLELKEDNPGKYARDIAGLMNISEAELTFTRVGHDAWRLRGEIREILGALEAVGETKCICRNNYAVHEQVGSFTNQHLNGHAGLVLNPRALDLRLFLNQWASAFHISEATARGERQSIQFFDHQGDALLKVYATDNTDLSAWGDVLTRFIFADNPPLALKAPDAPAHTENAQADLVDNEWRAMTDVHQFFSLLKRHNLSRQQAFRLVGDDLACRVENSALAQLLETARRDGNEIMVFVGNRGCVQIFTGVVEKLAPMKGWLNIFNPTFTLHLLEDAIAETWVTRKPTADGHVTSLELFAADGTQIAQLYGQRTEGEPEQSQWRSQIDALTAKGLAA; from the coding sequence ATGAATCACTACACGCGCTGGCTTGAGCTGAAAGAAGACAATCCGGGTAAGTACGCGCGCGACATCGCAGGGTTAATGAATATCAGCGAAGCAGAGCTGACCTTTACCCGCGTGGGTCACGACGCCTGGCGACTGCGCGGTGAGATCCGCGAGATCCTGGGCGCGCTGGAGGCGGTGGGCGAAACCAAATGCATCTGCCGCAACAACTACGCCGTTCACGAGCAGGTCGGAAGCTTCACCAACCAGCACCTGAACGGCCATGCCGGGCTGGTGCTGAACCCGCGCGCGCTGGATCTGCGCCTGTTCCTCAACCAGTGGGCAAGCGCGTTTCACATCAGTGAAGCCACCGCCCGCGGCGAGCGGCAGAGCATTCAGTTCTTCGACCACCAGGGCGATGCCCTGCTGAAGGTCTACGCCACGGATAACACCGACCTTTCCGCCTGGGGCGACGTGCTGACGCGTTTTATCTTTGCCGATAATCCACCGCTGGCGTTGAAGGCGCCCGACGCGCCTGCTCACACGGAAAATGCGCAAGCCGACCTCGTGGACAACGAGTGGCGCGCCATGACCGACGTGCACCAGTTCTTCAGCCTCCTCAAACGCCATAACCTCAGCCGCCAGCAGGCGTTTCGCCTGGTCGGGGACGATCTGGCCTGCCGGGTAGAGAACAGCGCGCTGGCGCAGCTGCTGGAGACGGCGCGCCGGGACGGCAATGAAATCATGGTCTTCGTCGGCAACCGCGGCTGCGTACAGATTTTCACCGGCGTGGTGGAAAAGCTGGCGCCGATGAAAGGCTGGCTGAACATCTTCAACCCAACCTTTACCCTGCACCTGCTTGAAGACGCCATTGCGGAGACGTGGGTCACGCGCAAACCAACCGCTGACGGGCATGTCACCAGCCTGGAGCTGTTTGCCGCCGACGGGACGCAAATCGCCCAGCTGTACGGCCAGCGCACCGAAGGCGAGCCGGAGCAAAGCCAGTGGCGCAGCCAGATAGACGCCCTGACGGCGAAAGGGCTGGCCGCATGA
- a CDS encoding TonB-dependent hemoglobin/transferrin/lactoferrin family receptor translates to MPHLPSASLRPSLLALAIVSTLPGVAFAAADEMTVTATGNARSAFEAPMMVSVIDASAPEKQTASSAADLLRNVPGLTLDGTGRTNGQDVNLRGYDRRGVLVLVDGVRQGTDTGHLNSTFLDPALIKRIEVVRGPSALLYGSGALGGVISYDTVDAKDLLETGKNSGYRVFGTGATGDHSLGMGASAYGRTDTLDGLVAWSSRDRGDIRQSDGATAPNDESINNMLAKGSWKIDPAQTLSGALRYYNNDAQEPKNPQTTGADSSNPMTDRSTIQRDAQVGYRIAPEGNDWLNADAKVYWSEARINAQNIDNSGEFRKQTTKGGKVENRTRLFSDTFAAHLLTYGGEYYRQEQHPGGATTGFPEAKIDFSSGWLQDEITLRDLPVTLLGGTRYDNYRGSSNGYDDVDADKWSSRAGLTVSPTDWLMLFGSYAQAFRAPTMGEMYNDAKHFSIGRFYTNYWVPNPNLRPETNETQEFGFGLRFDDLLLANDALEFKASYFDTKAKDYISTTVNFAAATTMSYNVPNAKIWGWDMMAKYSADLFNLDLAYNRTRGKDTDTGEYISSINPDTVTSKLDIPVAQSGFSVGWIGTFVDRSTHISSSYSKQPGYAVNDFYVSYKGQEQLKGVTTTLVLGNAFDKEYWSPQGIPQDGRNGKIFVSYQW, encoded by the coding sequence ATGCCACACCTGCCTTCCGCGTCTTTACGCCCGTCACTTCTGGCGCTGGCGATTGTCAGCACCCTGCCGGGCGTCGCGTTTGCTGCCGCAGATGAAATGACCGTCACCGCCACGGGCAACGCCCGCAGCGCCTTTGAAGCCCCCATGATGGTGAGCGTGATTGACGCCAGCGCGCCGGAGAAACAAACCGCCAGCTCGGCGGCTGACCTGCTGCGTAACGTTCCCGGCCTGACGCTGGACGGCACCGGGCGCACCAACGGGCAGGACGTGAACCTGCGCGGCTACGATCGTCGCGGCGTGCTGGTGCTGGTTGACGGCGTGCGTCAGGGCACCGACACCGGCCACCTGAACAGCACGTTCCTCGATCCGGCGCTGATTAAACGTATCGAAGTGGTTCGCGGCCCGTCGGCCCTGCTGTACGGCAGCGGCGCGCTGGGCGGCGTGATTTCCTATGACACCGTCGATGCAAAAGACCTGCTGGAAACGGGTAAAAACAGCGGTTATCGTGTGTTTGGTACGGGGGCGACAGGCGATCACAGTCTTGGCATGGGGGCCAGCGCCTATGGCCGCACCGACACGCTGGACGGTCTGGTGGCCTGGTCCAGCCGGGATCGCGGTGATATCCGCCAGAGCGACGGAGCAACCGCCCCTAACGACGAATCCATCAATAACATGCTGGCGAAAGGCAGCTGGAAAATCGACCCGGCCCAGACCCTGAGCGGCGCCCTGCGCTACTACAACAACGATGCGCAGGAACCAAAAAACCCGCAAACTACTGGGGCGGACAGCAGTAACCCGATGACAGATCGCTCCACCATCCAGCGTGACGCGCAGGTGGGCTACCGCATCGCCCCGGAAGGTAACGACTGGCTGAACGCCGACGCGAAGGTCTACTGGTCCGAAGCGCGCATTAATGCCCAGAATATCGACAACAGCGGTGAGTTCCGCAAGCAGACCACCAAAGGCGGCAAGGTGGAAAACCGCACCCGCCTGTTCAGCGACACGTTTGCAGCACATCTGCTGACCTACGGTGGGGAATACTACCGTCAGGAGCAGCATCCGGGCGGCGCGACCACCGGCTTCCCGGAGGCGAAAATCGACTTCAGCTCCGGCTGGCTGCAGGATGAGATCACCCTGCGCGATCTGCCGGTCACCCTGCTGGGCGGTACGCGCTATGACAACTACCGCGGCAGCAGCAATGGCTACGACGACGTGGATGCCGATAAATGGTCCTCCCGCGCCGGGTTGACCGTCAGCCCGACCGACTGGCTGATGCTGTTTGGCTCATACGCGCAGGCGTTCCGCGCGCCCACTATGGGCGAGATGTACAACGACGCCAAACACTTCTCTATTGGCCGCTTCTATACCAACTACTGGGTGCCGAACCCGAACCTGCGCCCGGAAACCAACGAAACGCAGGAGTTTGGGTTCGGTCTGCGCTTTGACGATCTGCTGCTTGCCAACGATGCGCTGGAGTTTAAAGCCAGCTATTTCGATACCAAAGCTAAAGACTATATCTCCACCACCGTCAATTTTGCCGCCGCGACCACCATGTCTTATAACGTTCCGAACGCCAAAATCTGGGGCTGGGACATGATGGCAAAATACTCTGCCGACCTCTTCAACCTCGACCTGGCCTATAACCGCACGCGCGGGAAAGACACCGATACGGGCGAGTACATCTCCAGCATCAACCCGGATACCGTCACCAGCAAGCTGGACATTCCGGTGGCGCAGAGCGGTTTTTCCGTCGGCTGGATTGGCACCTTTGTCGATCGCTCAACGCATATCAGCAGCAGCTACAGCAAGCAGCCGGGCTACGCGGTCAATGACTTCTACGTCAGCTATAAGGGTCAGGAGCAGCTCAAAGGCGTGACCACGACGCTGGTGCTCGGCAACGCCTTTGACAAAGAATACTGGTCACCTCAGGGCATTCCGCAGGACGGCCGTAACGGCAAGATTTTCGTAAGCTATCAGTGGTAA